A window of Chitinophaga sp. MM2321 contains these coding sequences:
- a CDS encoding DUF1080 domain-containing protein: MSLLFSVAIPVYGQSNPENNPGWMTISLDDLNAFENPGKNWIVAADAWGNYTQKGELEKIKEGKGVVINHPSEKNRTQLTTKQQFGDIEIALDFMMAKGSNSGVYLQGKYEVQLLDSWTKPVPTAGDCGGIYQRWDHSRPAGYKGYEGIAPLQNACRAPGLWQQLVIKFRAPRFNAQGNKIANARFEEVYLNGVLVQSQVEVTGPTRSPSLSDKENAQGPLLLQGDHGKVAFRNIRYRPLNIISVKLPNKAPIIITPNQHPYLLRSFMEFGGKKLTNVISMGDQLGLNYSYDLKEGSLFQVWRGRFLDATDMWHSRGQGQFAVPLGSIVPFSGAPSIAALSDKNEPWPDSVTFDELQDEGYELDKERIPTFSYVIKGTAVKDRIAPDPDQTGFVRTITIINPAANLYGRIISAGTIEQLSKELYRVNGSCYIRLDKRYRPQIRQTKEGTEMLVSLADPKIPLTYSIIW, encoded by the coding sequence ATGTCATTATTATTTTCTGTAGCCATACCGGTTTATGGCCAAAGTAATCCTGAAAATAATCCGGGTTGGATGACTATTTCATTAGATGATTTAAATGCTTTTGAAAATCCCGGGAAGAATTGGATCGTTGCTGCGGATGCCTGGGGCAACTATACCCAGAAAGGAGAGCTGGAGAAAATAAAAGAAGGCAAAGGGGTTGTAATAAACCATCCTTCTGAAAAGAACCGTACCCAACTTACCACGAAACAGCAATTTGGAGATATTGAAATTGCATTGGATTTTATGATGGCGAAAGGATCTAATTCGGGTGTATATCTCCAGGGGAAATATGAAGTGCAGTTATTGGACAGTTGGACCAAACCAGTTCCTACGGCCGGTGACTGTGGTGGCATATACCAACGTTGGGATCATTCCCGTCCGGCTGGATACAAAGGATACGAAGGAATAGCACCTCTTCAGAATGCGTGCAGGGCGCCGGGATTATGGCAGCAGCTTGTTATAAAGTTCAGGGCGCCGCGCTTTAATGCACAAGGAAATAAAATAGCTAACGCCCGTTTTGAAGAAGTTTATCTCAACGGCGTTTTAGTACAAAGCCAGGTGGAAGTGACAGGTCCTACACGCTCCCCTTCATTATCAGATAAAGAAAATGCCCAGGGTCCACTGTTATTACAAGGCGATCACGGGAAGGTGGCTTTCCGCAATATCCGTTACCGCCCGTTGAATATAATCTCGGTAAAGCTTCCAAATAAAGCCCCCATTATCATTACACCAAACCAACATCCTTACCTGCTCAGGAGCTTTATGGAATTCGGCGGTAAAAAATTAACGAACGTGATTTCAATGGGTGATCAGTTGGGGTTAAATTATTCATATGACCTGAAAGAAGGATCGCTTTTCCAGGTATGGCGGGGCCGTTTTTTAGATGCCACCGATATGTGGCATAGCAGGGGACAGGGACAGTTTGCCGTGCCGCTGGGCAGCATTGTACCATTTTCCGGCGCCCCTTCCATAGCCGCTTTATCAGATAAAAACGAACCGTGGCCCGATTCGGTAACCTTTGATGAGTTGCAGGATGAAGGATATGAGTTGGATAAAGAGAGGATACCAACATTCAGTTATGTTATAAAAGGAACAGCTGTAAAAGATAGAATAGCACCCGATCCTGACCAGACAGGATTTGTAAGAACAATAACAATCATAAATCCTGCTGCCAACCTGTATGGCAGAATAATATCTGCGGGTACTATAGAGCAGTTAAGCAAAGAATTGTACCGGGTGAATGGCTCCTGCTACATCCGCCTTGACAAGCGTTATAGGCCGCAGATCAGGCAAACGAAGGAGGGTACGGAAATGCTGGTATCACTTGCAGATCCAAAAATACCCTTAACCTATTCCATTATCTGGTAA